The Kosmotoga olearia TBF 19.5.1 sequence AAAAGATTCCGCGTCAACATAGAACATGAGCTTGAGCAGCTTCATCATGTCTAAAGACTTTTGAACAGCCATTATTTTTGCTACACATGCGCAAAGTTTTTCGCCGTCGAATACTGTATAACCGTTCAGTACGGAAGGAAGATCTCCGTGTTCTGACAAGATTTCTTGATCAAGTAAAGTTCTATTTGATATCCCCATTCTCTCCAAAAACTGGTTCCTCTCCTCCATTGCGATTCTTCCATCAAGTACAGCCTTATCAAGAAGTTGCGCGAAATCATCACCACCAGGAATTATGTGATTCTCATATATCTTGAGCAATGATTCGGATAATCTACGCGAACCATTTTCAAGCTTGGAAATTAGAGACTTGGTTCTTCCTATTATCTTTGAAAGCTCTTCGGCGGTTAATTTGAGTTTCATTCTGGCTTCGCGCAATGTCTCAGGTGAAGGTATATGATTTTCCTTTTCATAGTCATCCCAGACCTTTTTCCAGGCCTGTTCCAGAGAAGCAGAATCTACAAAAGAATCTTCACATTGAGGGCATACAAAAACATTATAGGAAAGTTCAACTTCCCTCCCTTTAAAACTCTGTTTTTCCCTTATTTGTTTTTTATATAACTCTCTACCACACTTTGGACATTTCATCATCCCGCCTCCCCGGGACCATATTCCGGTAAATGCAGCGAAAGACAGATAACTCTTTCGGGAATACTGAAACTAAGTTTGAAGTATACATGATTATTTGAAGCATAATTCGCTGGGGCATCAAACTCTTCAGGTAAAAGATCCAGTTCAGAAAGAATATCATCAAGGGGTAAAAATTCCCATATAAGCACTATATTACTCTCTCGTTCCGAGTCATTTCTTATATCATCGGGTTCATACTTCCTGGCAACATTCCAAGTTGCCTCGAGAACATCATATCTATCTAAAATACCGGATTTATGAAAAGCCATCATTAGATCCACGTTTTTCTTGGCGTCGTACAAAAGCCTAATATCACATTCTCTGTTCTCGATTATTTCTTGGATAAAAGCTTTGCAATGTTCAAATAGCTTTCTTTTTATCTCATCCAAGGGAATCACCCCTATTATATCCTTGTTTTATCAACTTTGTCAACTTTAATTTTCTCTATGGACAAAGACACTATCTCTTCCTATTACTGTTTTTTGGCTGGGCGCGAACACTTACTAAAAAACGATTAACAGCGTTTGTAATTGTAACATATTGCGAATATATGTACCAAATATTGTTTATAAAAGATGAAAAAAGTAAAATAAAATAGACAGAGAAACCAGAAAACTTTGAATATCGACTCTCAAAAAACGGCATTAAAAAAGTTCGCACTTTTTCAGTCAATAGGAAAGGTGGGGATGCTGTTCATTAATGAGGATAATGTAAAAAATAGTGTCTGTCCCCATTTTCACAGAGAAGCATAGCCAACGAGACGGGTCATGACTTCAGAACGGTGAAGAAATATGACGAAATGGACGATTTCAACGAGTATGTTCAACGCAGAAAGAAGACTTCCAAGCTCGAACCGTACAAGCCCAAAATAGATGAATGGCTGGAAGAAGACAAAAGAGTCAAAGCGAAACAGCGACACACTGCCAGAAGGATTTACAGGAGATTGTGTGAGGAATATCCAGATTTCCCCCTCAGTGAACGTACCGTGAGGGCATATGTGAGGAGGAAAAAGAAGGAATTATATTCCAACGAAGGTTATTTACCACTCAACCACCCTGGTGGTGAGGCGCAAGCGGATTTCGGTCATGCTCAGTTTATTGAAAAGGGTAAGGGAACAACACTGCATTATCTGAACCTTTCTTTTCCATACAGCAACGGAGGATATTTTCAACTGTTTAGAGGGGAAAACCTTGAATGTTTGCTTGAGGGACTGAAGAACATATTCGAACATATTGGAAAGGTGCCTCGGCGTATATGGTTCGACAACCTATCTCCCGTGGTGAAAAAAATTCTGGATGGAGGGGAAAGGGAGGTAACGGAGAAGTTTTACAGATTCTGTCAACATTATGGGTTTGAACCTGTGTTTTGTAATCCTGGTCGGGGTAATGAAAAGGGTAATGTGGAGAACAAGGTTGGATATAACAGACGAAACTTCTTTGTTCCCATTCCCAGGATAGAGAATCTTGAAGATTACAACAAAAAACTCTTAACCCTCTCGGAGAAAGATATGGAAAGACCTCATTACCAGAAGGGAAAAAACATTAAAGAACTATTTTTAGAAGAGAAGGAAAAGATGCTCTTACTCAACGAAAAACCTCTGGATATTTCCAGGGTACAGAAAGCAAAGACAGACAAGTATGGGATGCTTCGTTTTGAAAACAACAGATACTCCGTGTCACCAAAACATGCTGAAACAGAAGTGTGGTTGAAGATAGGGGCATCGGAAATAGAGATACTGGATGAAGACTACAGAGTGCTCGTAAAACACCCCAGGTTATACGGACACAACCTCCAATCTCTGAATTGGTATCCATACCTTGAGACCTTAAGCAGAAGACCGCGTGCGTTGAAATACACAGGATTTTACAGGGAATTACCTCCTATTTGGCAAGAATACTTTGAATCCTGTGATTACCAGGAAAAGAAAAACAGCCTGAAATTGCTGGTCAAAATGCTACGTGAAACAGATATGGAAACCGCGAGACGTGCGCTGGAGATAAGTCAGAAGAGCGAACGTTGCACTGCTGAGACAATATTCCTCTCATATCGACGGTTGATCCAGGAAGAACCATCACCCTTTGAAACAGGGAACAAAGTACCGAGATTACAAGCATACACAACCGATTTTAAGGAATACGATTCCCTGGTGGGTGAAAGGAAATGAAAGAACTCATCGCTCAATACTGCAAAGAACTGAGATTGGGAAAAAGTATAGTGGAAAATTACCAAAAGATACAGGCAGAAACCAACGAGGAATTCCTTCTGAAACTACTGAAGCTGGAGATTGAAAACAGACGGGTATCACGTAAAAATCGTTACCTAAAACAGACAAATTTCGAGGTAATGAAAACCTTCGAAGGCTACAGTTTTGAAAACGTACAGATACCCAAGAGTATAACATTGGAAGAACTACAAGAAGGGAGGTTTCTGGAAAAGAAAGAGAACCTAATACTGTATGGTCCTGTAGGAACAGGAAAAACACACATGGCAACAGCCATAGGTATCGCAGCCTGTAACCGGGAAAAGAAAGTCAGATTTTACAGAACGGCCACACTGGTAAACGAACTTGTGGAAGCAAAAAGCAACGGAACATTGAAGAGATTCTTGAAGACACTCAGAAAGACAGATTTGCTCATATGCGACGAATGGGGTTACATACCTTTAGACCGAGAAGGAGCGCAACTTTTATTTCAAGTGATTGCGGAAAGATATGAGAGGAACAGCGTAATAATCACAACGAACCTTGAGTTCAGCAAATGGAATGGGATATTCTACGATGAGAAACTCACCAGTGCCATAATAGACAGATTGATCCACCATTGCCATTTACTGGTGTTTACAGGCAAGAGTTATCGATTGGAACATTCGAGTATTAAGGCTTAATTTTTTTACCCCGGGTGCTGGCTTTTTATTTTTCCGAATGCTGGATTTTTATATTGCCAAAAACATATGTACAAGAATTTCACGCATTCCACGTGCCCTCAATTGTTCTCCCACTACTGCCTCTTTAATAAATTGCGGACGCGCTCCGATAACTGACAAAACCTTCATTTTTTTCCTCCTTAATCACTTGTTTTTCAGCAATCTTATGATCCACTAGCTCGATTCTTTTAATATTATGTATAAAGTCAATAGATTTCTGGTTCTTCCCGCAAATTTACTGATTTAACCAGTGAAAAAGAGTAGAATCGAAGTAGGGACAAAAAACTATGATAAAGCAGACAGAGTCAAGAGAATTATGTTTGGAAAATGCTTGTTTGAACCACTGAGGCCGAAGGTTCTCACACTCTGATTTATATACTTTTCGGAAGAACCAAAATCCTATTGACTTTTTACATTCAAGAACTAAATTTTATATTGCCAAAAGTAATCAATCTATACGAAAATCACCAAATTGAAGAATTTCATCTTCACCTATATCTCTAGTTGCCTTGCTACCGATCACTTTATCATATAGCAAAGGCGAAACTCCTGTTCCTGGTCTCTTTATTTCAATGTCGGTTTCTTCTATTATCTTGCCCGCAGGAATGAATCTTTTGGCTACGAGACTACGTCTCGCATTAAGTCTAGAAATTTCTTCTTCCTTTATATAGTGTTTTTCAAAATTGCCAAGAAATTCTTTGTATTCATCCAACAACTTAACAAAACGGCTTAAATCTTCTTTGTCCATAGCGTGATAATGGTCGTTCCCTGGCAATGTTTTGTCGAATGTGAAATGTTTTTCTATAACTTGTGCACCAAGAAGCCACGCTGCTGTAAGAACCTTTTCCATTTTATTTGGAAGCGTGTGGTCGGAATACCCGATAATATAGTCTTGAAACTTGTTAACCATGTCTTTTATCATGCCTATATTTGCTCGTTCTATTGGGGTTGGATAATTCAAAACACAATGAAGTAAGACAATTTGGTTATTTCCTTCTTCCTTTATAGCCTCAATAGCCTGCCATATTTCGGATACTGTAGAAGCACCAGTTGAGAGAAGAATAGGCTTTCCTTTTCTAGCGATATGTCTAAGAAAAGGAATGTTTGTTATATCTGCAGAAGCGACCTTGTAGGCAGGCATCAATGGTTCTAGAAAATCCGCAGATTCAAAGTCAAAAGGTGTAGAAAGGAAATCTATGCCACATTGCTCTGCGTAATTTGCCAACTCTTCGTATTCTTTCTTCCAAAATTTATCGTATTTCTTGAATAGCTCGTACTGACTTCTTGTTGGTTCCTTGTTAGTATTCCAATATGATGGTGAGTATTTCGAAGCAAGTTTTTCGGCTTTGTATGTTTGGAATTTAATTGCTGAAGCCCCAGCTTCAGAAGCTTGCATTATCATTAGCTTTGCTTTTTCAATATCTCCCTCATGATTGACACCAGCCTCAGCAATAATGTAGGGCTTTTCCAGTGAACCTTTAATAATCTTAAAATTCCCTATTACTATCTCTTTCATGCTTCCACCTCCTGTATTCGCTTTCAATCAGATCAGTTACATTAAAAATTCCTCGCCTTATTTCCTTATATGGTAAATTATCAAACATTTTTTTTCGCTTACTTGAGTCATTAATTAACTCAACAACATTTTTGTAGATTGTTTCTTCGTCGACATTGCAAGAAACTCCCAAGTACTTTATACCTTCAGAGTATCTTGCAAACAGATGCATCGTTTCGCGATCGTTCTGAGCTATGCTGATCATAGGGATTCTCATAGCAGCAAGTTCATATACAGTTCTACCATTTGAAGTAATAGCGAGGTCAACATTCCTCATCACTTTTGCCATATTTTTTACGTTACGCATAACTTCAAGATTCCTATTACCCCAATGCTCCTTTATATATTGTCCTAATTTGTCTATAGCTCTATATGATGGGCCAATCACTAATTTAACATTGATTTTGGGATCAATTTTTTCGAGGGCTTTTAAGGTGCGAAAAGTTAGATCAGTTGGATCAACTCCACCAAAAGTTATCAATACAGACCGGACACAATCAGAAAAAGTATTGGGGGCTTGAAGAAGGAAATCATCTCTAAGACATACATATTTGTATCCATATCTATGCGAAAATGGTGGATCAAATCTTTCATATAATGCATTAATTACTAAATTAGCTTGATCTGCACCAGTTCCTAAGTCTTCGAAGTTGACAACAAAACAACCTTTCGAAATAAGTTTTTCAATATATTTAGAATCCGTATCTAATATATCGTTTATAATTATATCAAAAGGTTTAATATATTTTATAATCTCTTCTAGTGTGACAACCTCATTGTGCTTATATCCTCTTTCGGTGATAATTTTTTTCGCTTTCGAAGAACATTGGTATAATATGAATTCTATATTATGCCCAAGCCAAAAATCTGCCAGAGTTAGTGTTCTGTAAATATGTCCCATTCCAGTGTTACTATTTCCAGTAACAACAAATTTGACACTCAATCTCTTGAGCAAAGCTGAGCACAGTAACCAATCATTTGGAGAATCTAAATCAATAGAAGCTTCAAGCGGAACTTCGTAGATTCCCACTTTTCCCCCGATTCTTGTTCCTGAATTAATTATTTCTCTTTTGCTGATAACAAAAGCTCCTGTCTCTTTAAATCTTTTTGGTAACCACTGACGATTCAGCCGTTTTTTATAATCTGGTTTAAGTT is a genomic window containing:
- a CDS encoding N-acetylneuraminate synthase family protein; translation: MKEIVIGNFKIIKGSLEKPYIIAEAGVNHEGDIEKAKLMIMQASEAGASAIKFQTYKAEKLASKYSPSYWNTNKEPTRSQYELFKKYDKFWKKEYEELANYAEQCGIDFLSTPFDFESADFLEPLMPAYKVASADITNIPFLRHIARKGKPILLSTGASTVSEIWQAIEAIKEEGNNQIVLLHCVLNYPTPIERANIGMIKDMVNKFQDYIIGYSDHTLPNKMEKVLTAAWLLGAQVIEKHFTFDKTLPGNDHYHAMDKEDLSRFVKLLDEYKEFLGNFEKHYIKEEEISRLNARRSLVAKRFIPAGKIIEETDIEIKRPGTGVSPLLYDKVIGSKATRDIGEDEILQFGDFRID
- the istA gene encoding IS21 family transposase, which codes for MSPFSQRSIANETGHDFRTVKKYDEMDDFNEYVQRRKKTSKLEPYKPKIDEWLEEDKRVKAKQRHTARRIYRRLCEEYPDFPLSERTVRAYVRRKKKELYSNEGYLPLNHPGGEAQADFGHAQFIEKGKGTTLHYLNLSFPYSNGGYFQLFRGENLECLLEGLKNIFEHIGKVPRRIWFDNLSPVVKKILDGGEREVTEKFYRFCQHYGFEPVFCNPGRGNEKGNVENKVGYNRRNFFVPIPRIENLEDYNKKLLTLSEKDMERPHYQKGKNIKELFLEEKEKMLLLNEKPLDISRVQKAKTDKYGMLRFENNRYSVSPKHAETEVWLKIGASEIEILDEDYRVLVKHPRLYGHNLQSLNWYPYLETLSRRPRALKYTGFYRELPPIWQEYFESCDYQEKKNSLKLLVKMLRETDMETARRALEISQKSERCTAETIFLSYRRLIQEEPSPFETGNKVPRLQAYTTDFKEYDSLVGERK
- a CDS encoding type II TA system antitoxin MqsA family protein; this encodes MMKCPKCGRELYKKQIREKQSFKGREVELSYNVFVCPQCEDSFVDSASLEQAWKKVWDDYEKENHIPSPETLREARMKLKLTAEELSKIIGRTKSLISKLENGSRRLSESLLKIYENHIIPGGDDFAQLLDKAVLDGRIAMEERNQFLERMGISNRTLLDQEILSEHGDLPSVLNGYTVFDGEKLCACVAKIMAVQKSLDMMKLLKLMFYVDAESFVKTGKSIFGLRYKANIYGPTPYNYDIILGYLKKKGVISDNQDKEHFLDYREYKPAKVISKGESLIIDSVLKTYGKLSSRKLSELTHDEKCWKETERGKIIRFNKNMIQSRIPIKVL
- the istB gene encoding IS21-like element ISKol3 family helper ATPase IstB, which codes for MKELIAQYCKELRLGKSIVENYQKIQAETNEEFLLKLLKLEIENRRVSRKNRYLKQTNFEVMKTFEGYSFENVQIPKSITLEELQEGRFLEKKENLILYGPVGTGKTHMATAIGIAACNREKKVRFYRTATLVNELVEAKSNGTLKRFLKTLRKTDLLICDEWGYIPLDREGAQLLFQVIAERYERNSVIITTNLEFSKWNGIFYDEKLTSAIIDRLIHHCHLLVFTGKSYRLEHSSIKA
- a CDS encoding cytidylyltransferase domain-containing protein yields the protein MLIAVIPARGGSKGIRRKNLRLLNAKPLISYVLEASIASRKIDAVIVTTDDYEIAEYCKQFNVIIRERPKHLGKDSVPLDPVVSDSVQWFEEHYSANVETVITIQPTSPLITSSLIDEAIDNFFAQDLDSLISVVDNTHLGWKIENNELKPDYKKRLNRQWLPKRFKETGAFVISKREIINSGTRIGGKVGIYEVPLEASIDLDSPNDWLLCSALLKRLSVKFVVTGNSNTGMGHIYRTLTLADFWLGHNIEFILYQCSSKAKKIITERGYKHNEVVTLEEIIKYIKPFDIIINDILDTDSKYIEKLISKGCFVVNFEDLGTGADQANLVINALYERFDPPFSHRYGYKYVCLRDDFLLQAPNTFSDCVRSVLITFGGVDPTDLTFRTLKALEKIDPKINVKLVIGPSYRAIDKLGQYIKEHWGNRNLEVMRNVKNMAKVMRNVDLAITSNGRTVYELAAMRIPMISIAQNDRETMHLFARYSEGIKYLGVSCNVDEETIYKNVVELINDSSKRKKMFDNLPYKEIRRGIFNVTDLIESEYRRWKHERDSNREF